A single Drechmeria coniospora strain ARSEF 6962 chromosome 03, whole genome shotgun sequence DNA region contains:
- a CDS encoding putative ornithine carbamoyl transferase, with translation MKASLLQVARGAAHGLQRRTYSSRTSQARHLMSIGDLTPNELSTLIRNAASRKHAIGAGRAPASLTTSLTGKTVAMMFSKRSTRTRVSTEAAVTALGGHPMFLGKDDIQLGVNESLYDTSVVISSMTSCMVARVGPHSDVANLAKHSSVPVINALSDDFHPLQTIADLLTMHEAFPSSKASGPDLGLGGLKVAWVGDSNNVLFDLATGCVKMGVDIAVASPEGYGIPERMRKLITSAASDVGSPGKLYETTIPEDAIKNADILVTDTWISMGQESEKKKRLDAFAGYQITNELAKRGGAKDGWKFMHCLPRHQEEVDDEVFYSPRSLVFPEAENRLWAAIAALEGFVVNKGQI, from the exons aTGAAGGCCTCACTCCTCCAGGTCGCTCGAGGCGCTGCCCACGGCCTCCAACGGCGCACCTACTCGTCCCGCACTTCTCAGGCGAGGCATTTAATGTCCATCGGTGATCTGACCCCCAACGAGCTGTCTACCCTGATTCGCAACgccgcgtcgaggaagcATGCCATCGGGGCCGGCCGAGCTCCGGCCTCCCTCACAACGTCGCTCACGGGCAAGACTGTCGCCATGATGTTCAGCAAGCGAAGCACCCGGACGAGAGTGTCTaccgaggcggccgtgacggcgcTCGGTGGCCACCCCATGTTCCTCGGCAAGGATGACATTCAGCTTGGT GTAAACGAGTCCCTGTACGACACATCCGTTGTCATCTCGTCCATGACCTCGTGCATGGTGGCCCGAGTCGGACCACACTCGGACGTTGCCAACCTCGCGAAGCACTCCAGCGTACCGGTCATCAATGCCCTGTCGGACGACTTCCATCCGCTCCAGACCATTGCCGATCTCCTGACCATGCATGAGGCGTTTCCCTCGTCCAAGGCCTCGGGCCCTGATCTTGGACTCGGGGGCCTCAAGGTCGCTTGGGTCGGCGACTCGAATAATGTACTCTTTGACCTGGCCACCGGCTGCGTCAAGATGGGCGTGGACATTGCCGTCGCGTCCCCCGAAGGTTACGGCATCCCCGAGCGCATGAGGAAGCTCATCACATCTGCCGCGAGCGATGTTGGCTCTCCCGGCAAGCTCTACGAGACGACGATACCGGAGGACGCCATCAAAAATGCCGACATCTTGGTGACGGATACCTGGATTTCCATGGGCCAAGAGagcgagaagaagaagcgccTGGACGCCTTTGCCGGCTACCAAATCACCAACGAGCTCGCCAAGAGAGGCGGCGCCAAGGATGGATGGAAATTCATGCACTGTCTGCCAAGGCACCAGgaggaggtcgacgacgaggtcttCTACAGCCCGCGATCTCTCGTCTttcccgaggccgagaatcGTCTCTGGGCGGCCATCG CTGCCCTGGAAGGTTTTGTCGTAAACAAGGGCCAGATTTGA
- a CDS encoding 60S ribosomal protein L3, protein MSHRKFEAPRHGSLAFLPRKRAARHRGKVKSFPKDDPKKPVHLTAAMGYKAGMTTIVRDLDRPGAKANKKEVVEAVTIVDTPPMIVVGLVGYIETPRGLRSLTTVWAEHLSDEVKRRFYKNWYKSKKKAFTKYAKKHSESSGSSITRELERIKKYCTVVRVLSHTQIRKTPLKQKKAHLMEIQINGGSVADKVEFGHGLFEKPVSIDSVFEQDEMIDVIAVTKGHGFNGVTARWGTKKLPRKTHKGLRKVACIGAWHPSHVQWTVARAGQMGYHHRTSVNHKVYRIGKGDAEDNASTEIDVTKKKITPLGGFVRYGEVNNDFVMVKGSIPGVKKRVMTLRKSMFTHTSRKALEKISLKWIDTSSEFGHGAFQTPAEKKQYQGTLKKDLASA, encoded by the exons ATGAGT CACCGGAAGTTTGAGGCTCCCCGCCATGGCTCCCTGGCTTTCCTGCCACGGAAGCGTGCTGCCCGCCACCGCGGCAAGGTCAAGTC CTTCCCCAAGGATGACCCCAAGAAGCCCGTCCACCTGACGGCCGCCATGGGCTACAAGGCTGGCATGACGACCATCGTTCGTGACCTCGACCGACCCGGTGCCAAGGCGAACAAGAAGGAGgttgtcgaggccgtcacgATCGTCGATACGCCACCT ATGATCGTTGTTGGTCTTGTTGGCTACATCGAGACTCCCCGTGGTCTCCGATCCCTCACCACCGTCTGGGCCGAGCACTTGAGCGACGAGGTCAAGCGTCGCTTCTACAAGAACTGGTACAAGAGCAAGAAGAAGGCCTTCACCAAGTACGCCAAGAAGCACTCGGAGAGTAGCGGCTCCTCCATCAcccgcgagctcgagcgcATCAAGAAGTACTGCACCGTCGTCCGTGTTCTCTCCCACACCCAGATCCGCAAGACGCCTCTCAAGCAGAAGAAGGCCCACCTTATGGAGATTCAGATCAACGGTGgatccgtcgccgacaaggtCGAGTTCGGCCACGGCCTCTTCGAGAAGCCCGTCTCTATCGACTCCGTCTTCGAGCAGGATGAGATGAtcgacgtcatcgccgtcaccaAGGGTCACGGCTTCAACGGTGTCACCGCTCGTTGGGGCACCAAGAAGCTTCCCCGCAAGACGCACAAGGGTCTCCGAAAGGTTGCCTGTATCGGTGCTTGGCATCCGTCCCACGTCCAGTGGACTGTTGCCCGTGCCGGTCAGATGGGTTATCACCACCGTACCTCGGTCAACCACAAGGTGTACCGCATTGGCaagggcgacgccgaggacaacGCCTCCACCGAGATCGACGTCACCAAGAAGAAGATCACGCC TCTGGGTGGCTTCGTCCGATATGGTGAGGTCAACAACGACTTCGTCATGGTCAAGGGTTCCATTCCCGGTGTCAAGAAGCGCGTCATGACGCTGCGCAAGTCCATGTTCACCCACACCTCCCGCAAGGCTCTGGAGAAGATCAGCCTGAAGTGGATCGACACCTCGTCCGAGTTCGGCCACGGCGCTTTCCAGACGCCCGCGGAGAAGAAGCAGTACCAGGGTACCCTCAAGAAGGACCTCGCTTCCGCATAA
- a CDS encoding acetolactate synthase small subunit precursor: MALLRRCSAPLRLIAPARSLGAAIRHNSSSSSSTSAIAYKALRNRTAPLPVANSPPSWSAQAAVSNILYEMPTPSMAPPKRHILNCLVQNEPGVLSRLSGILASRGFNIDSLVVCNTEVEDLSRMTIVLTGQDGVVEQARRQLEDQVPVWAVLDYSDAALVQRELLLAKINILGPEYFEELLAHHRGMTAAVEPEDAPVDRQTRTLEESTHDFHPSKLAASEALRHKHEHLKTITYFTHQFGGKVLDISTNSCIVELSAKQTRIDSFLKLIAPFGILESARTGLMALPRSPLDEPHEEPLLKEADDVVDASQLPPG, translated from the exons ATGGCCTTGCTTCGCCGTTGCTCTGCGCCTCTGCGCCTGATCGCTCCCGCCAGATCCCTCGGGGCCGCCATCCGGCACAATTcatccagcagcagctcgacctcggccatTGCCTACAAGGCCCTCCGAAACCGAACGGCTCCTCTGCCCGTCGCCAACTCCCCGCCGTCATGGTCCGCTCAGGCTGCCGTTTCCAACATCCTCTAcgagatgccgacgccgtcgatggcccCCCCGAAGCGACACATCCTCAACTGCCTGGTCCAGAATGAGCCCGGTGTGCTTTCCCGTCTATCCGGCATTCTTGCCTCTCGAGGGTTCAACATCGACTCCCTCGTTGTCTGCAAcaccgaggtcgaggatCTGTCCCGCATGACCATCGTCCTGACCGGCCAGGATGGTGTGGTCGAGCAGgctcgacggcagctcgAGGATCAGGTGCCCGTCTGGGCCGTCCTGGACTACAGCgatgccgccctcgtccagcgCGAGCTGCTTCTCGCCAAGATCAACATCCTCGGTCCCGAGTACTTCGAGGAGCTCCTCGCCCACCACCGGggcatgacggcggccgtggaACCCGAGGACGCGCCCGTCGATCGCCAGACCCGGACTCTCGAGGAGTCGACGCATGACTTCCACCCAAGCAAGCTCGCCGCCAGCGAGGCTCTACGTCACAAGCACGAGCACCTGAAGACCATCACCTACTTTACCCACCAGTTCGGCGGCAAGGTGCTGGATATCAGCACCAACAGCTGCATCGTCGAGCT CTCCGCCAAGCAGACGAGGATCGACTCCTTCCTCAAGCTCATTGCCCCCTTTGGCATCCTTGAGTCCGCACGCACCGGTTTGATGGCCCTGCCCCGCTCGCCTCTTGACGAGCCTCACGAGGAGCCGTTGctcaaggaggccgacgatgtCGTGGATGCCAGCCAGCTGCCTCCCGGTTAG